The Pseudomonas eucalypticola genome has a window encoding:
- a CDS encoding amidohydrolase family protein codes for MIYTGPLFDSHLHLYDPTRAEGIPWPQPGDAVYGPRLPADYWAQAEPCGVIGAMVVEASPRREDNDWVLCTLDQDPRLVGYIGNLDPLAATFGADLERLAADVRFRGIRYGNLWGRDLLADQQQTGFIDSLAHVAERGLVLDSANPDARLIQALLALSDRLPHLRIVVDHLPNAPDLAFTAELQELASRPQVMAKLAEIPQVGDHGLIRDAAFYLDVLGRLLELFGEDRCFFGSDWPNSDHLANFTTTLDLVKACMATQPAHTQEKFFLHNAPRIYGLPGAFR; via the coding sequence TTGATCTACACCGGCCCTCTGTTCGACAGCCATCTGCACCTCTACGACCCGACCCGTGCCGAAGGCATTCCCTGGCCACAGCCGGGGGACGCCGTCTACGGCCCACGCCTGCCTGCCGATTACTGGGCGCAGGCCGAACCTTGCGGGGTCATCGGCGCCATGGTGGTGGAAGCCAGCCCGCGTCGCGAAGACAACGACTGGGTACTGTGCACCCTTGACCAGGACCCACGCCTGGTGGGCTACATCGGCAACCTCGATCCGCTCGCGGCAACCTTTGGCGCTGACCTGGAGCGCCTCGCCGCCGATGTGCGCTTTCGCGGTATTCGCTACGGCAACCTGTGGGGCCGCGACCTGCTCGCGGACCAGCAGCAAACCGGCTTCATCGACAGCCTGGCCCACGTGGCCGAGCGCGGCCTGGTGCTGGACAGCGCCAACCCCGATGCCCGCTTGATCCAGGCCCTGCTGGCACTCAGCGATCGCCTTCCCCACTTGCGCATCGTCGTCGACCACCTGCCCAACGCCCCAGACCTGGCCTTCACCGCCGAGTTGCAGGAACTGGCCAGCCGCCCGCAGGTGATGGCCAAGCTTGCGGAAATTCCGCAGGTAGGCGACCACGGCTTGATCCGCGACGCGGCTTTCTACCTCGATGTACTGGGCCGTCTGTTGGAACTGTTCGGCGAAGACCGCTGCTTCTTCGGCAGCGACTGGCCCAACAGTGACCACCTCGCCAACTTCACCACCACCCTGGACCTGGTCAAGGCATGCATGGCGACACAACCCGCACATACCCAGGAAAAATTCTTCCTGCATAACGCCCCACGCATCTACGGGCTGCCGGGGGCCTTTCGATGA
- the rhaT gene encoding L-rhamnose/proton symporter RhaT, with amino-acid sequence MDIIILGVLLHFIGGFASGSFYIPYKKVRGWAWESYWITGGLVSWLIVPLIAAQLTVPGWADILRQAAPSTLAWTYLFGVLWGIGGLTFGLTMRYLGLSLGMSLIMGLTSALGALMPPLYRDLFTDDSTGTLSAMCTNLGGQCVLIGVAVSLVGIALCGRAGFIKEREVPDSTKFQSVSEFALGKGLLVAVISGVLSASFSYGITAGRPLAAAAVEHGANSLFQNNVTFMVIMWGGLTTNGLWCLWLNWRNKTFHNYRDRSTPLLANYLLVACAGTLWFLQFFFYGMGESRLHNDASSWVLHMSFIIIVSNAWGLYFKEWQGTSKATKGLLLAGILVILAAITLVGYGNYLS; translated from the coding sequence TTGGACATCATCATCCTCGGGGTGCTGCTGCACTTCATCGGTGGCTTCGCCTCCGGCAGTTTCTACATCCCCTACAAGAAAGTCCGCGGCTGGGCCTGGGAAAGCTACTGGATCACCGGCGGCCTGGTGTCCTGGCTGATCGTGCCCCTGATCGCCGCGCAACTGACCGTGCCCGGCTGGGCCGACATCCTGCGCCAGGCCGCCCCGTCCACACTGGCCTGGACGTACCTGTTCGGCGTGCTGTGGGGCATCGGCGGCCTGACATTCGGCCTGACCATGCGCTACCTGGGGCTGTCCCTGGGCATGTCGCTGATCATGGGCCTGACCTCGGCCCTGGGCGCGCTGATGCCGCCGCTGTACCGCGACCTGTTCACCGATGACAGCACCGGCACCCTCAGCGCCATGTGCACCAACCTGGGCGGGCAGTGCGTGCTGATCGGCGTGGCGGTCTCGCTGGTCGGCATCGCGTTGTGCGGACGTGCCGGGTTCATCAAGGAGCGCGAAGTGCCCGACAGCACCAAATTCCAGAGCGTCAGCGAATTCGCCCTGGGCAAGGGCCTGCTGGTAGCGGTGATCAGCGGCGTGCTCAGCGCCAGCTTCAGCTATGGCATCACCGCCGGCCGGCCGCTGGCAGCGGCGGCCGTGGAGCACGGTGCCAACAGCCTGTTCCAGAACAACGTGACCTTCATGGTGATCATGTGGGGCGGCCTGACCACCAACGGCCTGTGGTGCCTGTGGTTGAACTGGCGCAACAAGACCTTCCACAACTACCGTGACCGCAGCACCCCGCTGCTGGCCAACTACCTGCTGGTGGCGTGCGCGGGCACCCTGTGGTTCCTGCAGTTCTTTTTCTACGGCATGGGCGAAAGCCGCCTGCACAACGACGCCAGCAGTTGGGTGCTGCACATGTCATTCATCATTATCGTGTCCAACGCCTGGGGCCTGTACTTCAAGGAGTGGCAAGGCACCAGCAAGGCGACCAAGGGCCTGTTGCTGGCAGGGATCCTGGTGATCCTGGCGGCCATTACCCTGGTGGGCTACGGCAATTACCTAAGCTGA
- a CDS encoding HpcH/HpaI aldolase family protein, with translation MKLPINPFKAQLAKREPQYGIWAGFATGNAAELVATFGYDWMLIDGEHAPNTVPSIQAQLQAVAPYGCAPVVRPVTGDANLIKQLLDIGAQTLMVPMVDTAEQAQALVRAMRYPPHGIRGVGGGLTRATRWDGVPDYLHTAHEQVCLIVQVESRLGVDNVEAIAAVEGVDAIFIGPADLSTGLGHAGNPSHPEVQEKIRHAIDATLAAGKVCGILAPREEDARRYLSWGCQFVAVGIDISLLRQAALDNLARYRDTPDTPAPSRTY, from the coding sequence ATGAAACTACCCATCAACCCGTTCAAGGCGCAGCTGGCCAAGCGTGAACCCCAGTACGGCATCTGGGCCGGCTTCGCCACCGGCAACGCCGCCGAACTGGTGGCCACGTTCGGTTATGACTGGATGCTGATCGACGGCGAGCACGCGCCCAACACCGTACCCAGTATCCAGGCGCAGTTGCAGGCCGTCGCCCCTTATGGCTGCGCGCCCGTGGTACGCCCCGTGACCGGCGACGCCAACCTGATCAAGCAGTTGCTGGACATCGGCGCCCAGACCCTGATGGTGCCCATGGTCGACACCGCCGAGCAGGCCCAGGCCCTGGTGCGCGCCATGCGCTACCCACCCCACGGCATCCGTGGCGTGGGCGGCGGCCTGACCCGCGCGACACGCTGGGACGGGGTGCCCGATTACCTGCACACCGCCCATGAGCAGGTGTGCCTGATCGTGCAGGTGGAATCGCGCCTGGGCGTGGACAACGTCGAAGCCATCGCCGCAGTGGAAGGGGTGGATGCGATATTCATCGGCCCGGCGGACTTGTCCACGGGGCTGGGGCACGCGGGCAACCCGTCACACCCCGAAGTACAGGAAAAAATCCGCCATGCCATCGACGCCACCCTGGCCGCCGGCAAGGTCTGCGGCATCCTGGCACCGCGCGAAGAGGACGCGCGCCGCTACCTGAGCTGGGGTTGCCAGTTCGTCGCCGTGGGTATCGATATCAGCCTGCTGCGCCAGGCGGCGCTGGACAACCTGGCGCGCTACCGCGACACCCCCGATACCCCCGCGCCGTCACGCACGTACTGA
- the aldA gene encoding aldehyde dehydrogenase: MSSVPVYQNYINGHFTASAEHLEVFNPATGALLSRVPAASPDEVDRALAAARQAQRDWARKPAIERAGHLRRIAAKLREHAPALARTITLEQGKIGALAEVEVNFTADYLDYMAEWARRIEGEIISSDRPGENIFLLRKPLGVVGGILPWNFPFFLIARKMAPALLTGNTIVIKPSEETPNNCFEFAQLVAETDLPAGVFNVVCGDGRVGAALSAHAKVDMISFTGSVDTGARIMAAAAPNLTKLNLELGGKAPAIVLADADLELAVKAIRDSRIINTGQVCNCAERVYVERKVADQFIERIGAAMAATRYGDPVADASVEMGPLINRQGLDSVDAKVRRALADGAQLITGGHLADRPAGFHYQPTVLAGCSADMEIMRKEIFGPVLPIQVVDGLDEAIALANDCEYGLTSSLYTRDLNKAMQAMREIDFGETYINRENFEAMQGFHAGVRKSGVGGADGKHGLYEYTHTHVVYLQA, from the coding sequence ATGTCATCCGTACCGGTTTACCAGAACTACATCAACGGCCACTTCACCGCCAGCGCCGAGCACCTGGAGGTGTTCAACCCGGCCACCGGTGCCCTGCTGTCGCGGGTACCGGCGGCCAGCCCCGACGAGGTCGACCGCGCCCTGGCGGCCGCGCGCCAGGCGCAGCGGGACTGGGCGCGCAAGCCGGCCATCGAACGCGCGGGACACCTGCGCCGCATCGCCGCGAAACTGCGCGAGCACGCCCCCGCCCTGGCCCGCACCATCACCCTTGAGCAAGGCAAGATCGGCGCCCTGGCCGAGGTAGAGGTGAACTTCACCGCCGATTACCTTGACTACATGGCCGAGTGGGCCCGACGCATCGAAGGCGAAATCATCAGCAGCGACCGCCCCGGCGAAAACATCTTCCTGTTGCGCAAGCCGCTGGGCGTGGTGGGCGGTATCCTGCCGTGGAATTTCCCGTTTTTCCTCATCGCCCGCAAGATGGCCCCGGCACTGCTCACCGGCAACACCATCGTCATCAAGCCCAGCGAGGAAACCCCGAACAACTGCTTCGAATTCGCCCAGCTGGTGGCCGAGACGGACCTGCCCGCCGGGGTGTTCAATGTGGTCTGCGGTGACGGCCGCGTGGGCGCCGCCCTGAGTGCCCATGCCAAGGTCGACATGATCAGCTTCACCGGCAGCGTCGACACGGGCGCACGCATCATGGCCGCGGCCGCGCCGAACCTGACCAAGCTCAACCTGGAACTGGGCGGCAAGGCCCCGGCCATCGTGCTGGCCGACGCCGACCTTGAACTGGCAGTGAAAGCCATTCGCGACTCGCGCATCATCAATACCGGCCAGGTGTGCAACTGCGCCGAGCGGGTGTACGTGGAGCGCAAGGTGGCCGATCAATTCATCGAGCGTATTGGCGCCGCCATGGCTGCCACGCGGTACGGCGACCCGGTGGCCGACGCCAGCGTGGAAATGGGCCCGTTGATCAACCGCCAGGGGCTGGACAGCGTCGACGCCAAGGTGCGCCGAGCCCTGGCCGACGGCGCCCAGTTGATCACCGGCGGCCACCTCGCCGACCGGCCCGCAGGCTTCCACTACCAGCCCACTGTGCTGGCGGGCTGCAGCGCCGACATGGAGATCATGCGCAAGGAAATCTTCGGCCCGGTACTGCCGATCCAGGTGGTCGACGGCCTGGACGAAGCCATCGCCCTGGCCAACGACTGCGAATACGGCCTGACGTCTTCGCTGTACACCCGTGACCTGAACAAGGCCATGCAGGCCATGCGCGAAATCGACTTTGGCGAAACCTACATCAACCGCGAGAACTTCGAGGCCATGCAAGGCTTCCACGCCGGGGTGCGCAAGTCGGGCGTGGGGGGTGCCGATGGCAAACATGGGCTGTATGAATACACCCATACTCATGTGGTGTACCTCCAAGCCTGA